The proteins below come from a single Zea mays cultivar B73 chromosome 8, Zm-B73-REFERENCE-NAM-5.0, whole genome shotgun sequence genomic window:
- the LOC100192366 gene encoding putative leucine-rich repeat receptor-like protein kinase family protein precursor codes for MRKGQLLLLLLLFAAGSTTASAKTDPQDEAALRSLMKRWKNVPASWGKSSPCDMPWDGILCDENGRVTSLNLFGMGMGGTLSDDIGSLTELTILDLSSNRDLGGPLPAAIGKLFKLESLALIGCSFSGPVPSELGNLSQLTFFALNSNKLTGSIPPSLGKLSNVTWLDLADNQLTGPLPTSRDNRTGLDQLLNAQHFHFNRNMLEGSIPDSLFSSSMHLKHILFDLNRFTGQIPASIGAIPSLTVLRLNNNGFMGPVPALNNLTNLQVLMLSNNKLSGPIPNLTGMGSLENVDISNNSFDPSNVPSWFSDLKSIMTLTMQSVGLSGQLPQKLFSFPQLQHLVLSDNELNGTLDMGNNMSKHLDLVDIQNNKITSVTVYNSFKNLKLEGNPLCNDSLLSDTSPCMGLQTEAPPQPYQFDVQCAYPFIETIVFRAPSFANVFEYLPELQKNLSKQLNSCTPNWLGLVPYFDEDAYLNVNIKACPVKQKRFNYSQVLNCFNLTRQTYKPPEMYGPYYVNAHPYAFHDKTSRAVLIGIVTGSVLLVVGLTLVVFYAVNQKKRAQRLVSINNPFASWGSLGEDIGAAPQLKSAKFFSLEELKLCTNDFREINAIGAGGYGTVYRGKLPDGQLVAIKRSKEGSMQGGLEFKTEIELLSRVHHNNLVGLVGFCFEKGEKMLVYEFIPNGTLSEALYGMKGIQLDWSRRLKIALDSAKGLAYLHDHANPPIIHRDVKSTNILLNEKMTAKVSDFGLSLLVTDSEEGQLCTNVKGTLGYLDPEYYMTQQLTAKSDVYSFGVVLLELIVGKPPIHNNKYIVREVKMALDEDDGTHYGLKDVMDPVLQKIGGLFGFPRFLKLALQCVEEVATARPSMNSIVREIEAIMLDNGLTPGSMSTSSSFSIESRTMKVGPKHPYSSSSMSTSTFDMDSRAFEYSGVFPSSHGSLKP; via the exons ATGCGCAAGGggcagctcttgttgctgctgctTTTGTTCGCTGCCGGATCAACAACCGCCTCCGCCAAGACCGACCCGCAAGATG agGCTGCTCTCAGATCCTTGATGAAGAGATGGAAAAATGTGCCTGCTAGCTGGGGAAAGTCCAGTCCTTGCGACATGCCGTGGGATGGTATTTTGTGTGATGAAAATGGAAGGGTCACATCACT GAATCTGTTTGGGATGGGCATGGGAGGCACTCTGAGTGATGATATAGGAAGTCTGACTGAGCTAACGATCTT AGATCTGTCCTCAAACAGAGATCTTGGTGGGCCATTGCCAGCTGCCATTGGGAAGTTGTTTAAGCTTGAATCTTT AGCATTGATTGGTTGCAGTTTCAGTGGTCCTGTTCCGAGCGAACTAGGAAACTTGTCACAACTCACATTCTT TGCTCTGAACTCAAACAAACTAACGGGTAGCATCCCGCCCTCATTAGGCAAGCTCTCCAATGTCACCTGGCTGGACCTTGCCGATAACCAGCTGACCGGACCTCTCCCAACCTCCAGAGATAATAGAACTGGATTGGACCAGCTTCTTAACGCACAACACTT CCATTTTAATCGAAACATGCTGGAAGGTTCAATACCAGACTCTCTCTTCAGCTCCAGCATGCACCTCAAACATAT CCTTTTTGACCTAAACAGATTTACTGGACAGATTCCAGCTTCTATTGGTGCAATTCCATCACTCACAGTACT TCGTCTAAATAACAATGGTTTCATGGGACCAGTTCCTGCTCTCAACAACCTGACTAATCTCCAAGTTTT AATGCTTTCAAATAACAAGCTAAGTGGACCAATTCCTAATTTGACCGGGATGGGCTCGCTAGAAAATGT GGATATCAGTAATAACAGCTTTGATCCTTCTAACGTCCCAAGCTGGTTCTCAGATTTAAAGAGCATAATGACCCT TACAATGCAGTCAGTTGGGCTTTCGGGGCAACTGCCACAGAAGCTTTTCAGTTTTCCTCAACTGCAGCATCT AGTACTAAGTGATAATGAACTGAATGGCACGCTTGACATGGGAAACAATATGAGCAAGCATCTTGATCTTGTCGATATTCAAAACAACAAAATCACCTCAGTTACAGTGTACAACAGCTTCAAAAACCTCAA GCTTGAAGGAAACCCACTCTGCAATGATTCTCTTCTGTCAGACACAAGTCCATGCATGGGCCTGCAAACTGAAGCCCCACCTCAGCCTTATCAATTTGATGTTCAATGTGCATATCCTTTTATAGAAACCATCGTATTCAGAGCTCCTTCCTTTGCCAACGTATTCGAGTACCTTCCCGAGCTACAGAAGAACCTGTCTAAACAATTGAACAGCTGTACCCCGAACTGGCTAGGCTTGGTACCTTACTTCGACGAAGATGCATACCTAAATGTGAATATTAAGGCATGCCCAGTAAAGCAGAAAAGGTTCAACTACTCTCAAGTGTTAAACTGCTTCAACCTGACCCGTCAGACTTACAAGCCACCCGAGATGTATGGGCCTTACTATGTGAATGCACATCCTTACGCATTCCACGATAAAA CATCTCGCGCTGTGTTGATTGGCATTGTGACTGGATCTGTTCTCCTGGTCGTGGGGCTCACTCTGGTTGTATTTTACGCTGTAAATCAAAAGAAACGGGCTCAGAGGCTTGTGTCCATCAACAATCCTTTTG CGTCTTGGGGATCATTGGGAGAAGATATTGGTGCAGCACCACAACTGAAGAGTGCTAAATTCTTCTCATTGGAAGAACTCAAGTTATGCACCAATGATTTCCGAGAAATTAATGCGATTGGAGCTGGAGGCTATGGAACG GTTTACCGAGGAAAACTTCCAGATGGGCAGTTAGTGGCAATCAAGAGATCCAAGGAAGGGTCCATGCAGGGTGGCCTTGAGTTCAAGACAGAAATAGAACTCCTTTCCAGGGTTCATCACAATAACTTGGTTGGACTGGTTGGTTTCTGCTTTGAGAAGGGCGAAAAGATGTTAGTTTACGAGTTCATACCTAATGGAACACTAAGCGAGGCTTTATATG GTATGAAAGGAATACAATTAGACTGGAGCAGGAGGCTCAAGATAGCTTTGGATTCAGCTAAAGGGCTAGCATACCTCCATGACCATGCCAATCCTCCTATCATTCACAGAGATGTGAAGTCCACTAACATTCTCCTTAATGAGAAGATGACCGCAAAGGTTTCAGACTTTGGCCTGTCGTTGCTGGTAACAGACAGTGAGGAAGGGCAACTATGCACAAACGTCAAGGGGACACTG GGCTACCTGGACCCAGAGTACTACATGACCCAACAACTCACAGCAAAGAGCGATGTCTACAGCTTCGGCGTAGTGCTCCTAGAACTCATAGTGGGTAAGCCACCAATACACAACAACAAGTACATTGTCCGTGAGGTGAAAATGGCACTAGACGAAGACGATGGCACGCACTATGGGCTCAAGGATGTGATGGACCCTGTTCTTCAGAAAATTGGGGGCCTCTTTGGCTTCCCACGGTTTCTAAAACTAGCACTGCAATGCGTTGAAGAGGTGGCAACCGCCCGGCCCTCGATGAACAGCATTGTGAGGGAGATTGAGGCGATCATGCTGGACAATGGGCTCACACCGGGCTCAATGTCTACGAGCTCTTCATTCAGCATTGAATCAAGAACGATGAAGGTTGGACCTAAGCACCCATACTCCAGTTCATCCATGTCAACCTCGACGTTTGATATGGATAGCAGGGCCTTTGAGTACAGTGGGGTGTTCCCTTCTTCTCATGGTAGCTTGAAGCCCTGA
- the LOC100192366 gene encoding putative leucine-rich repeat receptor-like protein kinase family protein isoform X1 produces MSPYGGMAREGGGSRRGVTASTRQLGVHWRGGPRVAARSGQYGAAKMALRRRERKAALRSLMKRWKNVPASWGKSSPCDMPWDGILCDENGRVTSLNLFGMGMGGTLSDDIGSLTELTILDLSSNRDLGGPLPAAIGKLFKLESLALIGCSFSGPVPSELGNLSQLTFFALNSNKLTGSIPPSLGKLSNVTWLDLADNQLTGPLPTSRDNRTGLDQLLNAQHFHFNRNMLEGSIPDSLFSSSMHLKHILFDLNRFTGQIPASIGAIPSLTVLRLNNNGFMGPVPALNNLTNLQVLMLSNNKLSGPIPNLTGMGSLENVDISNNSFDPSNVPSWFSDLKSIMTLTMQSVGLSGQLPQKLFSFPQLQHLVLSDNELNGTLDMGNNMSKHLDLVDIQNNKITSVTVYNSFKNLKLEGNPLCNDSLLSDTSPCMGLQTEAPPQPYQFDVQCAYPFIETIVFRAPSFANVFEYLPELQKNLSKQLNSCTPNWLGLVPYFDEDAYLNVNIKACPVKQKRFNYSQVLNCFNLTRQTYKPPEMYGPYYVNAHPYAFHDKTSRAVLIGIVTGSVLLVVGLTLVVFYAVNQKKRAQRLVSINNPFASWGSLGEDIGAAPQLKSAKFFSLEELKLCTNDFREINAIGAGGYGTVYRGKLPDGQLVAIKRSKEGSMQGGLEFKTEIELLSRVHHNNLVGLVGFCFEKGEKMLVYEFIPNGTLSEALYGMKGIQLDWSRRLKIALDSAKGLAYLHDHANPPIIHRDVKSTNILLNEKMTAKVSDFGLSLLVTDSEEGQLCTNVKGTLGYLDPEYYMTQQLTAKSDVYSFGVVLLELIVGKPPIHNNKYIVREVKMALDEDDGTHYGLKDVMDPVLQKIGGLFGFPRFLKLALQCVEEVATARPSMNSIVREIEAIMLDNGLTPGSMSTSSSFSIESRTMKVGPKHPYSSSSMSTSTFDMDSRAFEYSGVFPSSHGSLKP; encoded by the exons ATGAGCCCCTACGGCGGCATGGCACGGGAGGGAGGAGGGTCTCGACGAGGAGTGACAGCGTCCACACGTCAACTCGGCGTCCATTGGAGGGGAGGGCCACGTGTCGCGGCAAGGTCGGGGCAGTACGGCGCAGCTAAGATGGCCTTGCGGCGACGGGAAAGAA agGCTGCTCTCAGATCCTTGATGAAGAGATGGAAAAATGTGCCTGCTAGCTGGGGAAAGTCCAGTCCTTGCGACATGCCGTGGGATGGTATTTTGTGTGATGAAAATGGAAGGGTCACATCACT GAATCTGTTTGGGATGGGCATGGGAGGCACTCTGAGTGATGATATAGGAAGTCTGACTGAGCTAACGATCTT AGATCTGTCCTCAAACAGAGATCTTGGTGGGCCATTGCCAGCTGCCATTGGGAAGTTGTTTAAGCTTGAATCTTT AGCATTGATTGGTTGCAGTTTCAGTGGTCCTGTTCCGAGCGAACTAGGAAACTTGTCACAACTCACATTCTT TGCTCTGAACTCAAACAAACTAACGGGTAGCATCCCGCCCTCATTAGGCAAGCTCTCCAATGTCACCTGGCTGGACCTTGCCGATAACCAGCTGACCGGACCTCTCCCAACCTCCAGAGATAATAGAACTGGATTGGACCAGCTTCTTAACGCACAACACTT CCATTTTAATCGAAACATGCTGGAAGGTTCAATACCAGACTCTCTCTTCAGCTCCAGCATGCACCTCAAACATAT CCTTTTTGACCTAAACAGATTTACTGGACAGATTCCAGCTTCTATTGGTGCAATTCCATCACTCACAGTACT TCGTCTAAATAACAATGGTTTCATGGGACCAGTTCCTGCTCTCAACAACCTGACTAATCTCCAAGTTTT AATGCTTTCAAATAACAAGCTAAGTGGACCAATTCCTAATTTGACCGGGATGGGCTCGCTAGAAAATGT GGATATCAGTAATAACAGCTTTGATCCTTCTAACGTCCCAAGCTGGTTCTCAGATTTAAAGAGCATAATGACCCT TACAATGCAGTCAGTTGGGCTTTCGGGGCAACTGCCACAGAAGCTTTTCAGTTTTCCTCAACTGCAGCATCT AGTACTAAGTGATAATGAACTGAATGGCACGCTTGACATGGGAAACAATATGAGCAAGCATCTTGATCTTGTCGATATTCAAAACAACAAAATCACCTCAGTTACAGTGTACAACAGCTTCAAAAACCTCAA GCTTGAAGGAAACCCACTCTGCAATGATTCTCTTCTGTCAGACACAAGTCCATGCATGGGCCTGCAAACTGAAGCCCCACCTCAGCCTTATCAATTTGATGTTCAATGTGCATATCCTTTTATAGAAACCATCGTATTCAGAGCTCCTTCCTTTGCCAACGTATTCGAGTACCTTCCCGAGCTACAGAAGAACCTGTCTAAACAATTGAACAGCTGTACCCCGAACTGGCTAGGCTTGGTACCTTACTTCGACGAAGATGCATACCTAAATGTGAATATTAAGGCATGCCCAGTAAAGCAGAAAAGGTTCAACTACTCTCAAGTGTTAAACTGCTTCAACCTGACCCGTCAGACTTACAAGCCACCCGAGATGTATGGGCCTTACTATGTGAATGCACATCCTTACGCATTCCACGATAAAA CATCTCGCGCTGTGTTGATTGGCATTGTGACTGGATCTGTTCTCCTGGTCGTGGGGCTCACTCTGGTTGTATTTTACGCTGTAAATCAAAAGAAACGGGCTCAGAGGCTTGTGTCCATCAACAATCCTTTTG CGTCTTGGGGATCATTGGGAGAAGATATTGGTGCAGCACCACAACTGAAGAGTGCTAAATTCTTCTCATTGGAAGAACTCAAGTTATGCACCAATGATTTCCGAGAAATTAATGCGATTGGAGCTGGAGGCTATGGAACG GTTTACCGAGGAAAACTTCCAGATGGGCAGTTAGTGGCAATCAAGAGATCCAAGGAAGGGTCCATGCAGGGTGGCCTTGAGTTCAAGACAGAAATAGAACTCCTTTCCAGGGTTCATCACAATAACTTGGTTGGACTGGTTGGTTTCTGCTTTGAGAAGGGCGAAAAGATGTTAGTTTACGAGTTCATACCTAATGGAACACTAAGCGAGGCTTTATATG GTATGAAAGGAATACAATTAGACTGGAGCAGGAGGCTCAAGATAGCTTTGGATTCAGCTAAAGGGCTAGCATACCTCCATGACCATGCCAATCCTCCTATCATTCACAGAGATGTGAAGTCCACTAACATTCTCCTTAATGAGAAGATGACCGCAAAGGTTTCAGACTTTGGCCTGTCGTTGCTGGTAACAGACAGTGAGGAAGGGCAACTATGCACAAACGTCAAGGGGACACTG GGCTACCTGGACCCAGAGTACTACATGACCCAACAACTCACAGCAAAGAGCGATGTCTACAGCTTCGGCGTAGTGCTCCTAGAACTCATAGTGGGTAAGCCACCAATACACAACAACAAGTACATTGTCCGTGAGGTGAAAATGGCACTAGACGAAGACGATGGCACGCACTATGGGCTCAAGGATGTGATGGACCCTGTTCTTCAGAAAATTGGGGGCCTCTTTGGCTTCCCACGGTTTCTAAAACTAGCACTGCAATGCGTTGAAGAGGTGGCAACCGCCCGGCCCTCGATGAACAGCATTGTGAGGGAGATTGAGGCGATCATGCTGGACAATGGGCTCACACCGGGCTCAATGTCTACGAGCTCTTCATTCAGCATTGAATCAAGAACGATGAAGGTTGGACCTAAGCACCCATACTCCAGTTCATCCATGTCAACCTCGACGTTTGATATGGATAGCAGGGCCTTTGAGTACAGTGGGGTGTTCCCTTCTTCTCATGGTAGCTTGAAGCCCTGA